The genomic DNA attagagacagagtgactgagcaattGAACACATAtcaactgatcagagagaaccagcgtGGACTTTGAAAGGTAACTCATGTCTAACGAACTTCGTTGGATTCCTGGATTAGGTAACTAACCTGGTAGATAAAGAGagttatttatgtggacttcaataaggtgtcacataagaggtggttaacaaaaatgagagcgcatagaatcggaggcaacctattgacatgggtagggaattggttaggaggtcggagacagaaagtagagataatgggtatgtactcaaaatgacaggatgtgacgagtggtgtccctCTATTTCAGCTCTTTTACTCAAAaaacaccaggttaccactcgtgAATATATCAAGGAACaagttttaatggaaagaaacaaaagaaacaaTAACGTTCTATTACCCTGCCCGATTTCgctgttcatggaagattttaggtTTTAGATTATATGAATAAATTTTAGCGGGAACTTGGTCTGACCTAACCAGCGCAGTTTCAAGGGCATTGTGGGCGTACTTTTCGACTGAACTCAAAGAGGAAACTGTCCAGAGGGAAATAACCACTGATTCGGGGCTAGCGGTCCCCAGGTGATCTTATCTGTGACGCTTTTCCATCACTattcccgtcctctgattcttCTCAGGGTATTCGACTCAGTTTAATCACACCGCCTTGTTCTTATCAAATGTATCCCTTTTCTCTGCCTCCTCTGTCTGTATCTAATGCGGTTTCCACACATGTTCCAACCCCGCCCACAGTCCATGCACCTCCATGTTCAGGCAAACAAACTGGGTGAGGTGTCACATAACTACCTTGCGGAATTCAGCGTGTCACTGAGACGTACACCGAAACTTGATCCCGTTCAAAGATTTCCATCAAGAGGTGTTTAAATATAGTGAAGTGATCATTACTTCCTGCACATTATCATGTCCAGGTTGGCAGTGAGACTGAATGGGGATAGAGTGTGGAGATTGGAATGGGAGCCCAGCAGGATGACTTTGGTCAGGTGATGTTCTTTATTTCTTCCCTATTAATTCCCTGAGCGGGCGATGAGCCTCCTTCTTCAGAACGGTTCGTCAATCCAGTTCAGAGTGAATTTAGGATCAAGATAGTGGAGTGAGACTGGAAACACTTGTACAACAGGAAGTGTAGGAGTAGTAGTTTCCTTCCGAGAAGAACACCAGTGAACTGTTTGGGTTTTTGTTACACATTTTCACCGCGCAGCTTTAATATTGTGGAACCTTTATCTAAAATACGACTCTGGTGGCTCTCGAACCAACAACTGTCGAATGTATTTACAATTTTCAGCTAGAAGACCAGTGCGCCTCATGCCGGATACAGGGCAATTGCATTCACAGTGAAAATGTGAAACTGGACGATATCTGATGTGGGACAAATGGTTTCAAATGTGAGTGGCAGTTGTGGAGTCGAGGAGCTCGAGATCACAATGAGACAAGTACAGTTTATATTATTCCAATACAGTGTGCTCGCTCgccctctctttctcattctccccctttctctcaccgcccatcccctctctctctcccagcggGGATTTGACCCATTCAACTTCGTCCAGAGATACGTGATGCCTGTTGGAAGACCCAAGGCTTGGGGACCCCGCGTGCCTGCAGGGTAGAACTGCAGTTCAACCAACGAAAGCTCCGCAGCAACCAGCCAATATCACAGGTAAACTTCCCCATTCTTTTTCAGCACTGGATCACCACTTCCCCATTGGGTGCTGTACTTGCAGTGTCCGCGGAAGTGCAGTGGGAAATAGACGGCATTTGAAGCTCACGGCAAAACCGATTGGATGCAAAGAGCGTCGAAGGAAAAGGAGGGGCAGATAATGAAAGTCGGTTCAGGGGAGAGAAAACAAACCAACGATTGAACCAATGATTGCAGTACAGAAACCGCAATGTATCAGGATGTGGGAGGGACGCATGTTTTCTGTTTAAATTACTGATTTCTTAATTGAATGTCCTTAGTGTCCCAgatcagtgcagtcctgagggataaCTGGCGGAAGGTTTCAGAAGAGACGATTAAATGAGGCGCTGTCGGTGGATGTTAAATATTCCCCAACGCTGTTGAAAGAAGCGCAGGGAATTCTCCTGCTGTCTTGTCCAACATTCCTGACTCAGTAACACGACCAAAAACAGCTGAACACAAAGAGCGAACTGAAGGGTCCaagtttaaggaaggaaaccaaaGCCCTGACTGCGTTCCACAGACACCCATCGACCATCGGAACTCACACTTCGATGGGCTCCAATGTCCGATCATTGACAAACACGTCCCTCCTCCGCTTGGCTCCGTCCATTGTGGGGATTGGAATTCGAACGTTTCAGCGACTCACTAAGTGCCCCTGGAACAGAATGAAAAGCATTCCCTGTGTCTCGGGGTTTCAGTGACGGATCCTTGTCTGTCTGTCACAGGGCTGATCAGAACTCGATTCCTGATCCAAACAGTGCACCATCTTttagagagaccgagagagaacaGGAACAGAAAAGGAAACGAAAAGACCGACTGGATTCCAATTCCGTTCCCTCGGTTATTGTTAACAGACAATGACATGGACTGGGATGAACAGATTGTTCGTGATTGAAATGTTGGGATTTAAACCAAGTGTTTCTCGCATGTTCCAAAATACCGATCGAATAATCGAGAGCTGGTAAAATGCAAGAGATGCAGGAGGGATAGGAGCACTTCAATCTTTGCTGCAGTTACTGGTAATTGGGCCAAGGTGGGATTCTAGTTCAGAACCAGAGACTGTAAACAATGAGAGAGATCGTGCGTTCCAAACAGGGCGGGACCTATTTTCGTTTCCCACCAGATTCAGATTGTCTTTTCGAAGAGGGGTGGGTCCAGGATTGGCAAAATTTTTGAAAATAAATTCCTTCCAAAAATATAAAGTTATATTTATGCTCCCTCGCCATTTGCTTTTCCCATGAATCTTTCATGCGGTGTAAATGACAGAGGgttggaaggaaggagggaggggaagagttatCTCCCATGCCTGATCTCTAGTCAATCTTCATTCCAATTCAATGAAGAATTCCATCTTCATTTTAATAAAGCATAAACAATACAAGGACATAGAGCAAAAACCCCAGTGTGGCATTGATAAAAATGCGATTCAAGGTCTATTTTATGTAAAAATTGTTCAAATGATATGCAGCCCTGCATCATAGGTTTAATATAATAGTGACGGGGATGGGGTTTGTCCTTGCAGAGCATTGTATATTAGCAGTCAATCCCGCTTTAACCTCTCGTCCACCTCATTGCAGAGAGAATGGCAAAAAAAGCCGTTTAATTTCCTTGATTTTACACCCAAACAGAAGAACGCTGCTGAAAATCACCGTTAAAGCAAATCCTGCCCGTGCACCAGGTCGACAATTATGAAAATGCGCAGCCACTTTCTGCAAATAATAGAAATGTATTTATTTCCATCATATCCGGTCAGGGACTGTTAGCAACGGCCAGGTGTGAAACAGTTAATGCCCATGTAGGACCCGCTTTCACCCAGTGAGAGAAACAGTTGCGGTCGGACTAGAAACGgcaatcttctgataacatcACGATTACCACTGAAATCAGACGCCTTATCAATTCCGGGCTGTCCACGTTCAAATGACCTCAAACCAGGCGAAGAAGTGAGGGAAGATTCTACTTGTATCTGTCTCTTGCATCCACTTTGTTGATGTCGTTAACTTCATCCTTTGGGAAGAAATTTAAGTTCGAAACTTTTCAACAATGTTAGACCAGcctagaaaaaaagaaagaaagacggtAAGAAAGTTGAAAGCGATACCCGTCATTGTTCTCCGATTTCTCCATCCCAACCCATCAGGTCAGGGTAAAATAAATCACTATCAATAATAAGGACAATGAAAAAAACGCGTTTTAAAACTCATAACGATTCAAGCCGTTACGACTTGGTTCAAAGCTGCCGGTTTGCTCACTGTGACCGAGCAGAGCCAAAAACAAGTCTCGCTGCTCTTCGCTTCGGGCACTGCTGCTCCCCGTCTGAAGTCTCCTTTCCGGTTCCAGCGGCCACGGAGTGTCCGTAGATCGGCAAAGGGAGAAACACCATAATGTTGGCAGAAGACAACACAACTGTGGGCGCCGAGGTTCAGTGGATCTGGATTCAAAGCCCAGTAGCGCCTTCAGATCATGTCGGTCGGCTCCAGGTTTAGTTGCTCAGCAGTTTCTCCATCCGTTGTGGTTCAGAGAGAAGCGAGAGCAATGTTTACTCCTCCTCATTTGCTGCTTGCAGAAGCCCTTGGTTTACTCTCCAGCCCCTCCAGGTCGACTGCAGCGTTAAATTAATTCCAATGATTCCCATCCACGGATTTACCATTACAAAGAATCATCTTTATGAATTTAAAGAGTTccctgctcctttatatttcCATTGAATAATATCATTCAATATCTTCTCTATAACACTCTTCCATCGCTCTTcccttcctcccatccatctcagGATTTTAATCTCTGTTTAATTACATCGACTTGTTATTTTAGACTGTTTCCATCTCTGTCTGTATCGAAGGCGGTTTCCTCGCACATTCCATCGCCACCCCGCCCCGTCCCGTCTCTGTGTTCAGACAAACAAACTGAAGTCTCACATAATCCCGGGGGATTTCAGCGTGTGACTGAGGCTTGCACGGACACTGGGTCCCGTTCAAAGAGTTTCATCAAGAAGTGTTTAAATATGGTGAAGTGATAGTTACTTCCTGGAGATTATAAAGTCCAGTCGGGCAGTGAGACTGAATGGGGACAGAATGAAGAGATTGGAATGGGAGCCAGGCAGGTTCACTTTGGTCTGAACATATTTTTAATTACTTCTCCTTGAATCGCCTTTTCGGGCGATCAGTCTCCTTCTTAAGAGTGGTTCGTCAATCCAGATCAAAGGGAATTCTGCATTAAGAAAATCATGGTGGACCGGCGCTACTCGCATAACAGGAGGTGTCGTGGCCGCAGTTGATATTCACGGATATATGCTTGGATTTTTGTTTcatacacagcatcattattatggagccctgatctgaaatataactctaggggaacacagcatcattattatggagccccgatctgaaatataactctgggggaacacagcatcattattatggagccctgatctgaaatataactctggaggaacacagcatcattattatggagccctaatctgaaatataactctaggggaacacagcatcattattatggagccctgatctgaaatataactctggtgaacacagcatcattattatggagccctgatctgaaatgtTACTCTGGAGGAACActgcatcattattatggagccctgatctgaaatataactctgggtgaacacagcatcattattttggagccctgatctgaaatataactctgggggaacacagcatcattattatggagccctgatctgaaatataactctcggggaacacagcatcattattatggagccctgatctgaaatataactctgggggaacacagcattattattatggagccctgatctgaaatataactctgggggaacacagcatcattattatggagccctgatctgaaatataactctggaggaacacagcatcattattatggagccctgatctgaaatataactctaggggaacacagcatcattattatggagccctgatctgaaatataactctgggtgaacacagcatcattattatggagccctgatatgaaatataactctggacgaacacagcatcattattatggagccctgatctgaaatataactctaggGGAACAccgcatcattattatggagccctgatctgaaatataactctggaggaacacagcatcattattatggagccctgatctgaaatataactctggcgAACGCAGCAACATTATTATgaagccctgatctgaaatataactctggcgAACACAGCAACATTATTATgaagccctgatctgaaatataactctggcgAACGCAGCAACATTATTATgaagccctgatctgaaatataactctggcgAACGCAGCAACATTATTATgaagccctgatctgaaatataactctggtgTAACTCCAGCCCAGAACCTTTCTAGCCTTCAACTAGATTTCCAATGCGCTGGCCGTCGCGCCACTGAGCCAAATGCATTTTCCCTTCTGTTTCACTCTTTTCATGTGAATCTGGGGAGTATCTGATGATGGGCAAACGGTTGTAAATCTCTAAATTCTCTATACTCCATTTTATTAAACACTTTcgtttatattttcacaccaaGCTTATTGCTGTAGTTAGGAGCAGGAAAAATATTTCAGAACAAATCAACTTTTTCTGGCAGTAAATCATTTTCGAAATCACCACTGAGCAGGAAATGCACATTTTTTAAATATCACATACAAATCATGCTTAAAAATGGAgcgcagtgtggatacaaattcGGCAAATAATTATCATCGCGAAAATAATATACAAGCTACACTCGCCCTATGTTAAACAGGAGATGTATTATTTGCGGAGAATATTTGTGCGATGAGTTACTTCACCAGACGGCTGCTTTTATTAATTGTGGATAAACTCCAACATTTATGAGGAGATGCACAGACTGAATATCAGGGGCTCAATTCCATTGGTTCATCAGCAGACTGTAAAATATTTTGCAATTATTGTTAAGGAAACCCGCAATATTCTCCTTCAGcagtgagaatacagatattaagaccgagtgaCCCGACTCCTTCGGACTCATTACCCAGAAATGACCGGACCAGAGGGGTTTATAATTTCCCAAAACGGAGACGGGACATCGCAGATTGTCTTAGACGCTGACCTGTGAATTGGACCTTCACCTTGTGTAAAATGGGTTCCTCACTGATAGAAGTAAACCAGTATCAGCTTCGAAAACTCAGCGGGTTTAGATACTGAGTGACGTTCCCGATAACCATTCAAATTCTCAGTcagaggctgttttgggtttgacaaactgtggaaCAGAAAAACTTGGGATGATATCAAATGTTATAAATTATCTCTTTTAGTTTCAGATTTAGAGTTTCTCTTTGTTTGTTACTGACAGGAGCGGCTGTAACGGAGCCGACTGACTGAGTAACAAGCTGCACTCAGTCACTGGCCTGTGCTCCAAGccagctcgttggacctgctcatttcagctCATCTCATTCTCAGCTACCGGGAAAGTTACTGAAAGAGAAGATGTGAATAAcagttggaaaaaaaaaacaatgctgtCTACTTTGGGAGTCTGAGCTCTCCAACATACAGCAGTTTAGGAACACGATGAGTTTGATGTTCAGAGATAACACAGCACAGTATCAGTCGTGCAAGCTCCatccacttagaatcatagaatcccagataggtaacagcacggaaggaggccattcggttcatcGAGGTCTGCGCCAGTtctattcaagagcaatcaagccagtcccactcccccgccctatccccgtcacCCTGTAAATTCTTTCCATTCAACTACttgtccatttcccttttgaaggccatgattaaatctgtctccaccactccGGCGAGCAGTGccttccacatcctaaccactcgctgtgtcagaatttttttttactcatggcgcctttggttcttttgccaatcacctctatgtcctctggcccttgacccttccgccaatgggaacagcttctctcaatctactctgtctggatgcgtcatgattttgaagaagGTAGACGATTTTGAAGAATGacttggtagaaggattataagggagatgaggagaatgtgttTCAGTGGGTGGTGGGGATGTGGAATCACTGCCTGGAAGGTTGGTAGAGACAGTAACCCTCATCGCTTTTAAAAATTACGTGGATATACACTTGTAGTGCCTTAACTTATAAGGCGAagaaccaaatgctggaaagcgcGATGTGGCTGGATAGCGCTTTttaggccggcacagacacgatgggccgaatgggctccttctgtgtcgtaaatctcaatcatttctatgattctattttgctTCTTTTTTCATGTTTTCTCGACACCAACTGTGTTTACTGTTCGTTTACTTGACCGACGGATTTGTCTGTCGCACTCACAGTTGAGCGGAGGACGGTTTTCAAAATTAAAGCCGCAACTATAATGTTAACTATAATGCTATGAAATCAGATGTATTTCTGTCCTTTCCCAGATAAATGTGTACTTTAGCGAGCGATCACAAGCccgttgatttgtctttctcacacACTGCAATCTTGTGTTTGTgcagagggtgatatttgaagtccgcTCTTCCCATTGTATTGTGGACAGAGTTTGTTattcagactcagagggtgatatttgacgtccgctcttcccattatattgtggACAGAGTTTGTTATTCAGACTCTGGGTCCAGAACAGCACCACGTTTCAAATATTTTAGTAAAACCCGAGTGCGGTGAGATGAAGCAGAGGAGATGAAATTTGTTGAAATTAAAAGTGTCGATATTAGTTTCATCAGGGGGACCAGAGAGGTTTTCCCAGTTAAGGGCCTggcaccttaagattctttccagcagagtgagaTAGTTGATCACAGTGACTCGACTGTACATGTTTCCTCATGGCGCAATAGGTCAATCTGCAACCAATACATGACAGTCGAGTGCTGGAATTTTAACAAGGTTGTGAATTCGAGTCTCTGCTAGCATACATACTGCTTCtgtttgtgaacatttcgaacgaAGTTAAAGCTATATCTTTATTGTTCACAAATCCATCTATTATTAGCATTGCCCGGTGGCCATTTAGATTCGTCTGACCTACCGTGTTACGACAGTCGATGAGAGTTTTAAATACAAGTTTAGAATTACTTGCTTGTAGGAGTAAGACTCGTTGACAATGCATTTAGGGCAAACGAGATTATTTGTAAACTCATGGGTTACTTGTCGGTGTTTCTACATCATGTTCGACACAAACACGGATTCTCCTCGATATCTTGCTGAGAATTTTGAAACAGGGGCTCTCACACGTGTTCGGAGTCCGCGAGAGAAAATTCAGAGGAACTTCAAATGCGCTCTGAAAAATGTTGTAAATTGGAAGTGTCAGACTGAGAATCTCACTGATAAATAAATGAACTCAAAGCTCCCGCACTTGAATGGGCTTGAAATCATCAACCGTTTCGGTTCATAACCGAACGCGCCACAATATAATGTTCAATTCACGAAATCACAGCGACCAGCGACCAGATTGTATTTTTATGGGATTTAGATCACTATTTTGGTTAAGTGGGTGTATTAcatataatttacagcacagaaacaggtcatccgGCCAAACTTGTCCATGCCGTTGATATGCTGCACATGAGTCAGACTGCAAGTGTGTCGAAATTGAGAAACTCTAGGCTTTCGGAGGTTCAAGATTTGTTATCATTTTATTTAAAGGTCAGAATTTCCTCAAGCAGACGTTGGAATAGAAGTAAatagaataattttaaaaagcaacaACACAGGAACAGAGTTGGGATCAGACTAGCTGTGGTTCAGTGTTAGAACTCCCGTCTCTGATTCAGAAGCCCGCTGGTGGAATCAAGCACACTCAAGAGGTAGCCATAATCAAACTATACTTTATCAATTCTTCATCAGCAGGGATCGAGACAGCTGTGACTTTCTCTTCTCTACCCGTCTTCTAAAGCAGTTAATGAGCTGTTAGTACGGTAATCTATCAGGGCAACAGGCAGCAGAAGAGTTTCTGCATTAGTTCTGCGTGTGGCCCGAGATTTGGTCAATGGTTCAGCAAAGTCAGCGAGAAGACATGGAGGCAGCCCGTAATGTAACAACCGCCAGCAAAGCTCGCATCGGGATGCAagttccctctcgccctctcctacaTTTTCACAATACGGTGGGGTATAAGCTTCGCACCCAAGAGCTTGTTAAAGGTCACTGCGGATATTTAACAAAGCGCATCTGGTTTAATCACttgtgtgtgggaaagatcattgAGAATTATTTCGTCATTGGAACAACAGCACTTGGATTTTACAGACTGATGGCATAATGCGGTTGTCAATGCCGGGGTTTAGGTTTTCAGTCTGTATTCAATGGGACAGTGGAGCCGCTGATGATCAGGAGAGCGCACTCTGACTCTACTGTGTTAAAAGGAACAGTGGATCAGTGGCATTttgttattcattcttgggatgtggcttCGCTGGCACGGCACTTTTTCAATGAAACAAGAAAACATACAATAAAAATATAGACACGAAAAAGGATAAAGCCATGTGTGGCCTAACGCATAAAACATCTGATTTCGATATTAACCTTGATGTATTGCACGTTCGAGCCAGGTATGGTtgtttcacacagtgggtgagaaCGGGTAGTTACATGGTCCAGGACAGTTTGACAGCTGATCGTTTGGAACAGTTCCTGACCTGATGTACCGGAAATGCTCAAATTCCTTTTGTTCACATCAGCTGACTGTACATTTCCATCATTGAGtatctgggtgcacgggcaggaaAACTGCAAAAGTGGTTTCCGTGCAGATTGCTTCTGCGTGTATGCCCatgagtatagaaaattaagggatgatctaattgaggtgtttttgatgattgaaggagttgatacgttgatagagagaaactatttcctctggtggggaagtccagaacaagatgGAACAAccgaaaattagagctgggccgttaaGTGGTGATTGAGATTTTCTCGCTGCTCCATTCAACAACATCACTTCTGttggacacaatcctcctcctccatttgtctttggagtgtgacacttccgacaatgcagcacacccgcagggctgcactgaagtgtcagcttagattatctgCTGGAATCTCTGGATTGCGGTTGGACAAAATAACCGTCTGGCTCAGAATCGAGAATTCaaccgctgagccaaggctgacagtttAAAGGTATAAATGTTAAAAGGAGCGAACGGGAGAACAGGACTAAAATAGATAGCGGATTGGGAGAAACACACCGGCGGAGATTTGTTGACCAAAGTGACCTGTAACACCCAATGATCCCACCTGTCTTTATAAAGAAAGGGGGCTTTGAAGATCATAATACTGAACAGGACATGACCAGCCTGAAAGTGGAACTGGCCCAATTTAATCGGGTGGATTGAAGGTAAATTCAACGGGACCAGCTGTGGGGCCGGCGAAATAACAGATGGATAAAGAACAGGTTAAAGGCTGAATGGGTCACATCACTGACAGAGGTTCCAGGGATAAACAGGGAGGTTGTAACAAAATAAGATTAAATAAAAAGATATAAACACTGGGGTGGCATTTTCAGGAGCGAAATGTGCACACAGATTGATAAAGTTTCAGTAAGATATGAGTGAGGTACAACTTAAACATTCTCCCAGTAGGAGGCAACTGGGTATTGCAAACCAAGAGATCCGTGAATGAACTAAGAGAACTGAGCTCATAGCATGTTAAAAAGGGACACGTGATCAATGATACTGGGTGACAATATGGAACAAAATGCGAGTTATGAAAAGAACAGCATTCAAAGTATTTGTTTGGAGACAAAAAGAGAAGTGATCAACTTAATGGAACGCAGCAAGCGTTATTAGGGGCATTTAAGAAATAAAATGATAATGAATCTAAGAGAGGGCGTGTTTAGAGTGTAAAGCAACATCAGAGCGTTTATAACGTGAGGGGGAACTGGGACTCTAGCACAGGCGCGATGTTGGCAGATGTTGGCAGATCCTCCTTGAGCTCTCACACAGACGCAGAAGGTTAactggtgatttgattgaggtttcttcggattttgaaaggaattgatgcagtagatcgagagaaacattTTTCGCTTGTGAAGGGTctatgaccagggggcataaccttagaatCAGAGTCAGGTCATTCAGTAGAGAAGTTTGGAAAGGGGTGGTCGAAGTGTGGAACTATCTCACACTAAAAGCAATAGTTACTCGCTTAATCAATAACTTtaaacctgagatcgatagattttggcagcaatgggtattaagggatatggagccaaggcgggtaaatggagttaggggatagatcagccctgatctcattgaatggcggaacaggctcgagagactgaatgacctgttcctgttcctatgttcctatgtatagaACATGCGGTCTTTGTCACATATTTCCAAGCGTTGTGTTTGTGAAACGTCGGGAAGCTGAGCCCGCCTGCTGGGACCCGCTAAACCAATCGAGGAGCACAGGATGGGATATGAGACGGAATACAGTTCTAATGCTGGGAATTCTGCCGCTATTGTCCTCGTTTAactaatttaaatattaatttgagaggatatttcactccattcttcagctcctctctgaatttagtctgggtcactgcataaataaacgtGTTTGTGCAGCAGCTCAAAAGCAGGAGCATGTAGCTGGTTTGATCTGCGATAAACATCGGGTCATTGAAACCTGTGGAATAATAACGGTTTGTAATTTGCATTGATAGGGAAAATAAAACATACGTCATCCATAGCAGTATGAAATTGGCGGATATCGCAAACAGTAAGATGATGGATtttcttcggttctccatctccggATCATTGTGATTCGCATCACATTTGCTGCCCCTGAGCctcctgcggactctactggcagCCAGAATGTTTCCGACAGTCACAGAATTGAGCAGCAATATCAGGAATACTGGGAGCAGTGGAGTGAAACAGCGGTGAATCCATGCAAATGCGACCCATGCAGCTGAAGTATAACAATCTGGTTTTACACGACAGATCCAGTGTACGTTGTCCAATATAAAGTAAGGTTCAAATGCAAAGTACCAGGGGATATTTTTCAAACAGAACAGCGGGCACAAAGTTCCTATAATCACGGCTGCAGTTTTCTCTGTGCAATATTTAGTCCTCAGCTTCTGGTAACAAATGGTTATAAAACGATCAAAAGTGAAAGCGACTGTTAACCAGACAGAAATGTCTGAGAGAGCATGGTTAAGGGCAGTTTGGAAAGAGCACACAGGGGTGAGGAACAGGAAGTTATTCGGGAAATAATACTCCTTAATCCGAAACAGTACCACGTCATTGATAATGACCAATAGATCCGccactgccatggccaccaggtagcgggTTACACATttagagagaccgcactttcctcgggacaggattacAATTGTCATCACGTTAGCTGTAAAAAGGAAACAAACAGAAACAGGGAATCACGCTTCAGGTTACAGCTAAAAATTCAGCTTCACAGTATCTTGTGTGAAACATACAGCTTATGAGAGTACATTAGAGTGGTGAGTAAATAAGTACAAATAAATAATCCCAGTAAAGAGGAAGGAATGAATCAAAGACATTCTCTGTGAATTTGCTCGGAactgcaccctctctgacgccGTAAGTTCGCCAGAGGAGCAGTGTAAACCCAGCGCAGCACCAAGGATTGTTAATGCCATT from Heptranchias perlo isolate sHepPer1 unplaced genomic scaffold, sHepPer1.hap1 HAP1_SCAFFOLD_44, whole genome shotgun sequence includes the following:
- the LOC137312954 gene encoding probable G-protein coupled receptor 139 gives rise to the protein MRCQPFAKVMDISSRLENNLGHEGEDSFAVVHVGANDTANVMTIVILSRGKCGLSKCVTRYLVAMAVADLLVIINDVVLFRIKEYYFPNNFLFLTPVCSFQTALNHALSDISVWLTVAFTFDRFITICYQKLRTKYCTEKTAAVIIGTLCPLFCLKNIPWYFAFEPYFILDNVHWICRVKPDCYTSAAWVAFAWIHRCFTPLLPVFLILLLNSVTVGNILAASRVRRRLRGSKCDANHNDPEMENRRKSIILLFAISANFILLWMTYVLFSLSMQITNRYYSTGFNDPMFIADQTSYMLLLLSCCTNTFIYAVTQTKFREELKNGVKYPLKLIFKLVKRGQ